A genomic region of Arvicola amphibius chromosome 7, mArvAmp1.2, whole genome shotgun sequence contains the following coding sequences:
- the Pkn3 gene encoding serine/threonine-protein kinase N3 isoform X3, translated as MIRRAIQKELKIKEGVENMRRAATDRRHLGHVQQLLRASNRRLEQLHGELRELHARVLLPTSAEPVASGPMPRAEQSRVRHLEVLQRQLQVELKVKQGAENMIHTCASGTPKERKLLAAAQQMLKDSQLKVALLRMKISSLEASGSPEPGESSQGREGGTPWPGLRLYPLPAGPDLLAEELQHRLRIEAAVAAGAKNVVKLLGGQRIQDRKALAEAQAQLQESSQKLDLLRLALESLLERLPPSHALRSRVTQELRMAMLGNPQPSATLVKPIALTGTLQVRLLGCEQLLMAVPGRSPMAVLAGSPSEGWLRTRSRQQRGGGELASEVLAVLKVDNRVVGQTAWGQVAEKSWDQAFTISLDRARELEIGIHWRDWRQLCGVAFLKLEDFLDNACHQLSLSLVPQGRLFAQVTFCDPVIERRPRLQRQRRIFSKRRGQDFLRASQMNLSMAAWGRLVMSLLPPCSSPSTVSPPKGCPPTAACGTSRSASPSNFLPTKTLSGEDMKPPPKPPRLYLPQEPAPDTPCTKRPHMDPRTGVAPTLAASPTRKSPRLQDFRCLAVLGRGHFGKVLLVQYKGTGKYYAIKALKKQEVLGRDEIDSLYCEKRILEAVGRTGHPFLLSLLACFQTASHACFVTEFVPGGDLMMQIHEDVFPEPQACFYLACVVLGLQFLHEKRIIYRDLKLDNLLLDAQGFLKIADFGLCKEGIGFGDRTSTFCGTPEFLAPEVLTQEAYTRAVDWWGLGVLLYEMLVGECPFPGDTEEEVFDCIVNADAPFPHFLSAQGLELIQKLLQKCPEKRLGAGEQDAEEIKVQPFFRTTNWQALLARTVRPPFVPTLCGPADLRYFEGEFTSLPPTLTPPAPQSSLTARQQAAFRDFDFVSQQFLES; from the exons ATGATCCGTCGAGCTATCCAGAAGGAACTGAAGATCAAGGAGGGTGTGGAGAACATGCGGCGCGCAGCCACAGACCGCCGCCACCTGGGCCATGTGCAGCAGCTGCTGAGGGCCTCCAACCGCCGCCTGGAGCAGCTGCATGGCGAGCTTCGGGAGCTGCATGCCCGAGTCCTGCTGCCAACCTCAGCTG AACCAGTGGCCTCAGGACCCATGCCGCGGGCTGAGCAGTCGAGGGTTCGGCACTTGGAGGTTTTACAGAGGCAGCTGCAGGTCGAGCTGAAGGTAAAGCAGGGAGCTGAGAACATGATTCACACGTGTGCCAGTGGGACCCCCAAG GAGAGGAAGCTCCTAGCGGCTGCCCAGCAGATGTTGAAGGACAGTCAGCTGAAGGTTGCCCTGCTCCGGATGAAGATAAGCAGCCTGGAGGCCAGTGGGTCTCCAGAGCCAGGTGAGTCCTCTCAAGGCAGGGAGGGTGGCACCCCGTGGCCAGGACTAAGGCTCTACCCCCTCCCTGCAGGCCCTGATTTGCTGGCAGAGGAGCTGCAGCACCGACTGCGAATTGAGGCCGCTGTGGCTGCAGGGGCCAAGAATGTGGTGAAGCTGCTTGGTGGCCAGAGAATACAGGACCGCAAGGCGCTGGCCGAG GCCCAGGcccagctccaggaatcctcccaGAAGCTGGACCTCCTCCGCCTAGCCCTGGAATCGCTGCTGGAGAGGCTGCCACCCAGCCATGCCCTGCGCAGCAGGGTGACCCAAGAGCTGCGGATGGCCATGCTCGGGAACCCCCAGCCTTCGGCGACACTTGTGAAACCCATTGCCCTGACAG GGACTCTGCAGGTTCGCCTCCTAGGCTGTGAACAGCTGCTGATGGCCGTGCCTGGGCGTTCTCCCATGGCTGTCCTGGCAGGTAGCCCCTCTGAGGGCTGGCTGCGAACCAGGTCCAGGCAGCAGCGTGGTGGCGGAGAGCTGGCCA GTGAGGTGCTAGCTGTACTGAAGGTTGACAACCGTGTTGTGGGCCAGACAGCATGGGGACAGGTGGCTGAGAAATCCTGGGACCAGGCTTTTACCATCTCCTTGGATCGA GCCCGTGAGCTGGAGATTGGGATTCACTGGCGGGACTGGCGGCAGTTGTGTGGTGTGGCCTTCCTGAAGCTCGAAGACTTCCTGGACAATGCTTGTCACCAGCTTTCTCTCAGCCTGGTGCCGCAAGGAAGGCTCTTTGCCCAG GTAACCTTCTGTGACCCTGTCATTGAAAGGAGGCCTCGGCTGCAGAGGCAGAGACGCATTTTCTCTAAGCGTAGAG GCCAGGACTTCCTGAGGGCTTCCCAGATGAACCTCAGCATGGCAGCCTGGGGACGCCTGGTCATGAGCCTGCTGCCCCCCTGCAGCTCCCCAAGCACAGTCAGTCCTCCTAAAGGGTGCCCCCCAACTGCAGCCTGTGGGACCTCTAGGTCTGCTTCCCCAAG TAATTTCCTGCCCACGAAGACCCTCTCCGGAGAAGACATGAAGCCTCCACCCAAGCCCCCTCGTCTCTATCTGCCTCAAGAACCAGCCCCGGACACTCCT TGTACCAAACGCCCCCACATGgaccctagaactggagtggcACCCACCCTGGCGGCCTCACCCACCAG GAAATCCCCCCGACTGCAGGATTTCCGATGCTTGGCTGTGCTGGGCAGGGGACACTTCGGGAAG GTTCTTCTGGTTCAGTACAAAGGAACAGGAAAATACTATGCTATCAaggcactgaagaagcaggaagtgCTGGGCCGGGACGAGATTGACAG CCTATACTGTGAGAAGCGGATCCTGGAGGCTGTGGGTCGCACAGGGCACCCCTTCTTGCTATCCCTCCTTGCCTGCTTCCAGACCGCTAGCCACGCctgctttgttactgagtttgTGCCTGGAGGAGACCTCATGATGCAGATCCACGAGGATGTCTTTCCTGAGCCCCAGGCCTG CTTCTACCTGGCCTGCGTGGTCCTGGGGCTGCAGTTTCTGCATGAGAAGAGGATCATTTACAG GGATCTGAAGCTGGATAATCTCCTGCTGGATGCCCAGGGTTTCCTGAAGATTGCGGACTTTGGACTATGCAAGGAAG GGATTGGCTTTGGGGACCGGACAAGCACCTTCTGTGGAACCCCAGAGTTCCTGGCCCCTGAAGTTTTAACTCAGGAGGCTTACACTCGGGCTGTGGACTGGTGGGGGCTTGGAGTGCTGCTTTATGAGATGCTAGTGGGTGAG TGCCCATTCCCGGGGGACACAGAAGAGGAGGTGTTTGATTGCATCGTTAATGCAGATGCCCCGTTTCCTCACTTTCTGTCGGCTCAGGGGCTTGAGCTCATTCAGAAG CTCCTCCAGAAGTGTCCAGAGAAGCGTCTGGGGGCAGGAGAGCAGGACGCAGAGGAGATCAAGGTCCAGCCATTTTTCAGG ACCACCAACTGGCAGGCCTTGCTTGCTCGCACCGTCCGGCCTCCCTTTGTGCCCACTCTCTGTGGCCCTGCAGATCTTCGCTACTTTGAGGGGGAGTTCACCAGCCTGCCTCCAACCCTGACCCCACCGGCACCCCAAAGTTCCCTCACTGCTCGCCAACAGGCTGCCTTCCGGGACTTTGACTTTGTGTCTCAGCAGTTCCTGGAGTCCTGA